TGATCCACACCGGCAGGGCAATCGCCAGAACGCCAAGCACCAGCACCAGATGGGTCAGGAAAGTGACCAGGGGGCGGTTTTCAACCATCAGTATGCCACCTTTCTTTCAACAAAGCGGAACTGGACCACGGTCATCGCAATCACCAGCACCATCAGCACCACCGACTGCGCCGCCGAGCCGCCAAGGTCGAGGCCGACAAAGCCGTCGTTGAACACCTTGTAGACCAGGATGGTGGTGGAGGTGCCGGGGCCGCCCTGGGTGACGGCGTGGATGATGCCGAAGGTCTCGAAAAAGGCGTAGACCATGTTGATGACCAGCAGGAAAAATGTGGTGGGCGAGATCAGCGGAAAGATGATGGTCCAGAACCGGCGTGCGGGGCCTGCACCGTCGATTGCGGCGGCCTCGATCACGGAATTCGGGATGGATTGCATGGCAGCAAGGTAGAACAGGAAATTATAGGCGACCTGCTTCCACGCCGCGGCCAGGATCACCAGGGCCATCGCCTGGGTGCCGTTCAGGTAGTGGTTCCAGGTGATGCCCGCGAATTCCAGGAAATAGGGGAAGATGCCAAGGGTCGGGTTGAACATGAACACCCACAGCGCCCCGGCCAGAACCGGCGCCACCGCATAGGGCCAGATCAGCAGGGTGCGGTAGAACATCGCGCCGCGCACCACCCGCTGGGCAAAGCCCGCCAGCAAGAGCGCCACGCCCATCGACAGCCCCGCCACCAGCAATGAGAACACCGCGGTGCGCTGGAAACTGGC
The nucleotide sequence above comes from Leisingera sp. NJS204. Encoded proteins:
- the ugpA gene encoding sn-glycerol-3-phosphate ABC transporter permease UgpA codes for the protein MLKRVHFPTSALPYLLVAPQILITLVFFIWPASQAMYQSFLIEDAFGLGTEFVWFENFEILWSDSHYLASFQRTAVFSLLVAGLSMGVALLLAGFAQRVVRGAMFYRTLLIWPYAVAPVLAGALWVFMFNPTLGIFPYFLEFAGITWNHYLNGTQAMALVILAAAWKQVAYNFLFYLAAMQSIPNSVIEAAAIDGAGPARRFWTIIFPLISPTTFFLLVINMVYAFFETFGIIHAVTQGGPGTSTTILVYKVFNDGFVGLDLGGSAAQSVVLMVLVIAMTVVQFRFVERKVAY